A stretch of Bacillus horti DNA encodes these proteins:
- a CDS encoding AAA family ATPase: MRMTSLFLEQYGQYAQLKLTEEQLASPITIIYGPNEAGKSTIHAAIRAVLFGFNSKGILSTYANPNTSAQLMLTNEDDQLLRIERNASTKAGKVSLYDEQGHFIAEGQRAVQEKLGGISSSLFSNIFCFSHQELQRLETLQEDEVTAYLHSAAMGGGGLSLLDVEKRLKKKQEELFKPRATNPELNQLLAQLELEQNRITALEKKLIQYKPIQQELQRAEEQLGLYKKHRTQLEREKEAYEILAQLFVLLQRRRKLQVTMSELEAIESKLLPYEAELYELQMNAMMIREKEQELASVDREQSKLKEDIQASISRLGPQWSIEKVEHVVLSIPVKEQLLDMIQLYDRDESRLHMMKERLIEKQEASKRAEHKWQETQKSYADQQSRQDEGIGNEGFAARGRTKNKRLHLTKNWLWICTALLGLVVTGVLGIQGHAWEAGLVGAAFILVAVLAYRWTNGAEGVHEHWSNLMHKQEEHLAQQNIVLQAAKQDAQFLRQDVQEYEGKVLEAEQELQSTYQRALESLALLGIKPLGKSLRVEKLLETIEKVQQDILKSKSLEKMKAQLESPIIKWERALRSLYQVFEKQGINREDRVNLDERYQEEEGNASFYSSETETGGQAILELLSHKLKLEQEQHREWLECKRSYTQLSAEYSALLEQLPQELSHLKDELDQWTIAEIEGKSKELAASYEELLKQIEDHAQYMGHLKQSLEQIEQEDTLASLQHEFEQKKASFREKAKEWAAYSVARELCERTRRVYEEERQPAILQQASAFMSAFTLKRYQQVIAPMGEKELVLVDHNGKRWESSMLSTGTKEQLYLAMRFALIKQYEEQAVLPIIMDDPFVHFDSKRLQEVFRGLLSLADTHQVILFTCHEHYIDQFQALDSGSKLQVIEWNKAQRSPVSI, encoded by the coding sequence ATGAGAATGACCTCCTTATTCTTAGAACAGTATGGTCAGTATGCACAACTAAAGCTCACTGAGGAACAGCTTGCTTCTCCTATTACAATTATTTATGGTCCAAATGAGGCAGGGAAGTCAACAATTCATGCGGCTATTCGTGCTGTGCTTTTTGGTTTTAATTCAAAGGGTATTCTGTCTACCTATGCGAATCCAAATACTTCTGCTCAGCTTATGTTGACAAATGAAGACGATCAGCTCTTAAGGATTGAAAGGAACGCTTCAACTAAAGCGGGGAAAGTATCCTTGTATGATGAGCAAGGACATTTTATAGCAGAAGGTCAAAGAGCTGTGCAAGAAAAACTAGGAGGTATCTCATCCTCTTTGTTCTCCAATATTTTTTGCTTCAGTCATCAGGAGCTCCAGCGATTAGAAACGCTACAGGAGGACGAGGTTACGGCTTATCTGCATAGTGCTGCTATGGGCGGAGGCGGTCTCAGCCTACTCGACGTTGAAAAGAGGCTGAAAAAGAAGCAGGAAGAGCTATTTAAGCCAAGGGCAACGAACCCTGAGCTAAATCAGCTTCTTGCACAATTAGAGCTGGAACAGAATCGGATCACGGCATTAGAGAAGAAGCTTATCCAATACAAGCCTATTCAGCAGGAGCTTCAGCGTGCTGAAGAACAGTTAGGCTTATACAAAAAGCATAGGACTCAGCTAGAAAGAGAAAAAGAAGCGTATGAGATTCTGGCTCAGCTGTTTGTCCTTCTTCAAAGAAGGCGAAAGCTTCAGGTCACGATGAGCGAGCTCGAGGCTATTGAAAGCAAGCTGCTGCCTTATGAGGCCGAGCTTTATGAGCTTCAAATGAATGCGATGATGATTCGTGAAAAGGAACAGGAGCTAGCCAGTGTTGATCGGGAGCAAAGTAAGCTGAAAGAAGACATTCAAGCGAGTATAAGCCGCTTAGGACCACAATGGAGTATAGAGAAAGTGGAGCATGTAGTCTTATCCATTCCGGTTAAAGAGCAGCTTCTAGATATGATTCAACTCTATGATCGGGATGAATCTAGACTGCACATGATGAAGGAAAGATTAATAGAAAAGCAGGAAGCGTCCAAGCGGGCCGAGCATAAATGGCAGGAAACACAGAAAAGCTATGCCGATCAACAAAGTAGGCAGGACGAAGGAATAGGAAATGAAGGCTTTGCTGCTCGTGGTAGAACTAAAAATAAACGCCTACATTTAACAAAGAACTGGCTTTGGATATGTACGGCGTTACTGGGACTGGTCGTGACTGGTGTTCTAGGGATTCAGGGACATGCTTGGGAGGCAGGGCTTGTAGGGGCAGCCTTTATCTTGGTGGCTGTACTAGCTTACAGATGGACTAATGGGGCAGAAGGAGTACATGAGCACTGGTCTAATCTTATGCATAAGCAGGAGGAGCATTTAGCTCAGCAAAATATAGTGCTTCAAGCAGCTAAGCAGGATGCTCAGTTTTTACGGCAGGATGTTCAGGAGTATGAAGGGAAGGTGCTTGAAGCTGAGCAAGAGCTCCAAAGCACATATCAACGAGCACTGGAGTCTCTAGCTTTGTTAGGCATTAAGCCATTGGGGAAATCCTTGCGTGTAGAGAAGCTTCTGGAGACCATTGAAAAGGTACAGCAGGATATACTGAAAAGCAAGAGTTTAGAGAAGATGAAGGCTCAGCTTGAAAGCCCAATTATAAAGTGGGAGCGAGCGCTGAGGTCCCTCTATCAGGTGTTTGAAAAACAGGGAATAAATCGGGAAGATCGAGTAAATCTAGACGAGCGATATCAAGAAGAGGAAGGGAACGCTTCGTTCTACTCGTCTGAAACGGAAACAGGAGGACAAGCTATCCTAGAGCTTTTAAGCCATAAACTTAAGCTGGAGCAGGAGCAGCATAGAGAATGGTTAGAATGCAAAAGGAGCTATACACAGCTTAGCGCGGAATACAGCGCGCTCCTTGAACAGCTTCCACAGGAGCTGTCTCATCTAAAGGATGAGCTTGATCAATGGACAATAGCGGAGATTGAGGGAAAAAGCAAAGAGCTTGCCGCGAGCTATGAAGAACTGCTCAAACAGATCGAGGATCATGCTCAGTATATGGGGCATTTGAAGCAAAGCCTTGAGCAAATAGAGCAGGAGGATACTCTAGCCTCCCTACAGCATGAGTTTGAACAGAAAAAAGCGAGCTTTAGAGAAAAAGCTAAGGAGTGGGCGGCTTATTCTGTAGCTAGAGAGCTATGTGAGAGGACACGCCGGGTGTATGAGGAGGAACGTCAGCCAGCTATTTTGCAGCAGGCAAGTGCCTTTATGAGTGCCTTCACGTTGAAGCGCTATCAGCAGGTTATTGCTCCTATGGGAGAAAAGGAGCTAGTCCTTGTGGATCATAACGGGAAGCGCTGGGAGTCCTCCATGCTTAGCACGGGAACGAAGGAACAGCTCTATTTAGCGATGCGTTTTGCCCTAATAAAGCAGTATGAAGAACAAGCTGTGCTCCCCATCATTATGGACGATCCTTTTGTTCACTTTGACTCAAAGCGATTACAAGAGGTGTTTAGAGGATTGCTTAGCTTAGCGGATACACACCAAGTTATTCTTTTTACCTGCCATGAGCATTACATCGATCAATTTCAAGCTTTGGATTCGGGGAGTAAGCTCCAAGTCATTGAGTGGAACAAGGCTCAAAGGTCACCGGTATCTATATAA
- a CDS encoding glucose-6-phosphate isomerase produces the protein MTVKFDYTNALPIVRQEELTHLEPLLQTAHQMLHDKSGAGSDYVGWVDLPQDYDQEEFKRIQESAKQIQETSDVLLVVGIGGSYLGAKAALDLLTHSFYNQLPKEKRATPEIYFVGQNISSTYLNHVIEMLEGKDFSINVISKSGTTTEPAVAFRIFRELLEKKYGEEGAKSRIFATTDKEKGALKQLATEKGYETFVVPDDVGGRYSVLTAVGLLPIAVAGINITEMMEGAQEARLEYANPDLAQNQCYQYAVVRNALYNKGKTIELMVNYEPSLHYFSEWWKQLFGESEGKDQKGIFPAAVDFTTDLHSMGQYIQDGRRDLFETVLQIEKIENKLVIQEDPQNLDGLNFVAGKTLEDVNKKAFQGTLIAHVDGGVPNLVVTIPEISAKAFGHLVYFFEKACGISGYLLGVNPFDQPGVEAYKKNMFALLGKPGFEKEKEELEKRLSN, from the coding sequence ATGACTGTAAAATTTGATTATACCAACGCCTTACCCATTGTACGTCAAGAGGAATTAACCCATTTAGAGCCACTGCTACAGACTGCCCATCAGATGCTACATGATAAATCAGGAGCGGGAAGTGACTATGTAGGCTGGGTTGATCTACCACAGGATTATGATCAGGAGGAGTTTAAGCGCATTCAGGAATCTGCCAAGCAGATCCAAGAAACAAGTGATGTATTGCTTGTAGTCGGGATTGGTGGCTCATATTTAGGAGCGAAGGCAGCGTTAGACCTTCTAACGCATTCTTTTTACAACCAGTTGCCTAAAGAGAAGCGAGCAACACCAGAGATCTATTTCGTAGGTCAGAACATAAGCTCAACCTATTTGAATCATGTCATCGAGATGCTTGAAGGAAAGGATTTTTCCATTAACGTCATTTCAAAATCTGGAACTACAACAGAGCCTGCTGTAGCGTTCCGTATCTTTAGGGAGCTACTAGAAAAGAAATATGGGGAAGAGGGAGCTAAGTCTAGAATCTTCGCCACAACAGATAAGGAAAAAGGAGCTTTAAAACAGCTAGCAACGGAAAAAGGATATGAAACCTTTGTCGTTCCTGATGATGTAGGAGGAAGGTATTCTGTTCTGACGGCTGTTGGTTTGTTACCTATTGCTGTAGCAGGGATTAATATTACTGAAATGATGGAAGGGGCTCAGGAAGCTCGTCTTGAGTATGCTAATCCTGATCTAGCACAAAACCAATGCTATCAATATGCTGTAGTGAGAAATGCCCTATATAATAAAGGGAAGACAATTGAGCTGATGGTCAACTATGAGCCTTCTCTACACTACTTTTCAGAGTGGTGGAAGCAATTGTTTGGAGAAAGTGAAGGCAAGGATCAAAAGGGAATTTTCCCTGCAGCCGTAGATTTTACAACAGACCTCCATTCCATGGGTCAGTACATACAGGATGGTCGTCGTGATCTATTTGAAACAGTCCTTCAAATTGAAAAGATAGAAAATAAGCTTGTGATTCAGGAGGACCCGCAGAACCTAGATGGTTTAAACTTTGTAGCTGGTAAGACTCTAGAGGACGTTAACAAAAAGGCGTTTCAAGGTACGTTAATTGCCCATGTAGATGGTGGAGTTCCTAACCTAGTTGTAACGATTCCAGAGATTTCAGCTAAGGCGTTTGGACATCTTGTCTACTTCTTTGAAAAAGCATGTGGAATAAGTGGATATTTATTGGGCGTTAATCCGTTTGATCAACCAGGCGTTGAGGCATATAAGAAAAATATGTTTGCCTTACTAGGTAAGCCAGGCTTTGAAAAGGAAAAAGAGGAGCTTGAGAAACGCTTATCTAACTAG
- a CDS encoding metal-dependent hydrolase, with the protein MKITYHGHSVVHVETEQASILIDPFITGNPLAKISANDVKADYILLTHGHGDHVGDTVELAKRHNATVIAPNELAVYLSWKGCNTHPMHIGGAREFEFGKVKFTQAFHGSAVVDEEGQNIIYTGMPAGILLTVEGKTIYHAGDTALFGDMKLLGELHSIDLAFLPIGDNFTMGPEDALLAAEWVKANKVIPMHYNTFPPIEQDPHQFVQQLKAKGIEGQVLESTESITL; encoded by the coding sequence ATGAAAATAACGTATCATGGACACAGTGTGGTGCACGTTGAAACAGAGCAAGCTTCTATTCTTATTGATCCTTTTATTACAGGAAATCCTTTAGCCAAAATTAGTGCGAACGATGTAAAGGCTGACTATATTCTATTAACGCATGGTCATGGAGATCATGTAGGAGATACGGTTGAGCTAGCCAAACGTCATAATGCCACCGTTATAGCACCAAATGAGCTAGCTGTATACTTGAGCTGGAAGGGCTGTAACACGCACCCGATGCATATCGGAGGAGCACGTGAATTTGAGTTCGGGAAAGTGAAATTTACTCAAGCGTTTCACGGTTCGGCCGTAGTAGATGAAGAAGGGCAAAATATTATCTACACAGGGATGCCAGCAGGGATTTTGTTAACTGTTGAAGGAAAGACGATATATCATGCAGGTGACACTGCTTTATTCGGAGACATGAAGCTCCTCGGAGAGCTACATTCTATCGACCTTGCCTTCCTACCTATTGGTGATAACTTTACTATGGGACCTGAGGATGCTCTGTTAGCTGCGGAGTGGGTGAAAGCGAATAAAGTTATTCCTATGCATTACAACACGTTTCCTCCTATCGAACAGGATCCACATCAATTCGTACAGCAGCTTAAAGCAAAAGGGATAGAGGGGCAGGTTCTTGAATCTACGGAGTCGATTACCCTGTAA
- a CDS encoding DRTGG domain-containing protein yields MTKHELIISHIQSLEVGSKISVRQVAKELQVSEGTAYRAIKDAEVKGLVSTIGRVGTIRIEKKHKENIEKLTFAEVVNIVDGTVVGGQKGLHKSLHKFVIGAMELEEMMKYVDKGSLLIVGNRKKAHQLSLQHGAAVLITGGFEPTSEVKKLADTLELPVISSSYDSFTVAALINRAIYDRLIKKEIVMVEDILISITNTHYLYTTSKLADWYQLSEETKHSRYPVVDHKLRIKGMVTSKDILGHPTIILVDKVMTKDPLCVTMKTSVASAAHMMVWEGIELLPVVNDQKVLLGIISRQDVLKALQYTQKQPQMGQTYESLITGHFEEFDEEDDFYIRGDVTPQMINDVGTLSSGALTTIMTEAGHRAIRRGKRGDLVVENLSLYFFKPVQIEQVIEVHPRLLEVSRKFGKVDIEVFHEGTVIAKGIMTAQLIDR; encoded by the coding sequence ATGACCAAACACGAATTAATTATCTCCCATATTCAGTCCTTAGAGGTTGGCAGTAAAATCTCTGTTAGGCAGGTAGCAAAGGAGCTCCAAGTCAGTGAGGGGACCGCTTATAGAGCGATCAAGGATGCTGAGGTCAAGGGCCTTGTTAGTACAATCGGACGTGTCGGTACGATTCGCATCGAAAAAAAGCACAAAGAGAACATTGAAAAGCTTACTTTTGCTGAGGTCGTCAATATTGTTGACGGTACTGTAGTAGGAGGGCAAAAGGGCTTGCATAAATCCTTACATAAATTTGTCATAGGAGCGATGGAGCTCGAAGAAATGATGAAATATGTGGACAAGGGTAGCCTTTTAATTGTAGGAAATCGGAAGAAGGCTCATCAGCTTTCCTTACAGCATGGAGCAGCTGTCCTGATTACCGGTGGTTTTGAGCCTACCTCAGAGGTGAAGAAGCTTGCCGATACACTGGAGCTACCTGTTATTTCCTCGTCCTATGATTCGTTTACGGTTGCTGCGCTCATTAATCGTGCTATCTACGATCGGCTTATAAAAAAAGAAATTGTCATGGTAGAGGATATCCTGATCTCTATCACCAACACTCATTATCTCTATACGACGAGTAAGCTTGCGGACTGGTATCAATTAAGCGAGGAAACAAAGCATAGTCGATACCCTGTTGTTGATCATAAGCTCAGAATAAAGGGAATGGTTACATCTAAGGACATTCTTGGACATCCAACAATTATACTTGTAGATAAGGTAATGACGAAGGATCCTCTCTGTGTCACAATGAAGACCTCTGTCGCCTCTGCTGCCCACATGATGGTGTGGGAGGGAATTGAGCTTCTCCCTGTTGTGAACGATCAGAAAGTATTGCTTGGTATTATATCTCGTCAGGATGTATTGAAGGCTCTGCAATATACACAAAAACAGCCACAGATGGGACAAACGTATGAAAGCCTGATTACAGGTCATTTTGAAGAGTTCGATGAAGAGGATGACTTTTATATTCGTGGAGACGTCACTCCCCAAATGATTAATGATGTAGGAACATTATCCAGTGGAGCATTAACAACAATCATGACAGAAGCAGGTCACAGAGCCATTAGAAGGGGCAAGCGAGGAGATCTAGTAGTTGAAAATCTCTCACTATATTTCTTTAAGCCTGTACAAATTGAGCAAGTTATCGAGGTACATCCAAGATTATTAGAGGTTAGCCGCAAGTTCGGAAAAGTAGATATTGAGGTGTTCCATGAAGGAACGGTTATTGCCAAAGGAATTATGACCGCTCAGCTTATCGATCGATGA
- a CDS encoding helix-turn-helix domain-containing protein: MIGKKIQALRKERGLSLSELADKADIAKSYLSSIERDIQKNPSIQFLEKIAGVLDVPIQSLIHEESVTEALDQEWLELVKEAMESNITKEEFKDFLEFTKWKQQQK; encoded by the coding sequence ATGATCGGCAAGAAAATTCAAGCATTGCGTAAGGAAAGAGGGCTTTCCTTATCCGAGTTAGCCGACAAGGCCGATATTGCCAAGTCCTATTTAAGTTCAATAGAACGGGATATACAAAAGAATCCTTCTATACAGTTTTTAGAAAAGATTGCCGGTGTTCTAGACGTTCCGATACAAAGTCTCATTCATGAGGAGAGTGTTACTGAGGCTTTAGATCAGGAGTGGCTTGAGCTTGTAAAGGAAGCCATGGAATCAAATATAACAAAAGAGGAGTTTAAGGATTTCTTAGAGTTTACCAAATGGAAGCAGCAGCAAAAGTAA
- a CDS encoding anti-repressor SinI family protein, with protein sequence MEKIPSKKPLYQIPVNLDREWVILMLAAKKMKLSPDEVRQFLRKQHSVQIK encoded by the coding sequence TTGGAGAAAATACCTAGTAAAAAGCCTCTCTATCAAATACCTGTGAACCTCGATCGTGAATGGGTCATTCTCATGCTGGCCGCAAAGAAAATGAAACTTTCTCCAGACGAGGTACGGCAATTTCTTAGAAAGCAGCATTCTGTGCAAATAAAATAA
- the sipW gene encoding signal peptidase I SipW: MKIKRLLSTTINILLFAVLCLMIMIVVISKASGGEPSLFGNEFKIVLSGSMEPTFKTGSVIAVKPEINTADLKANDVITFLRDERTLVTHRIVEVIETGAGNLFKTQGDSNAYADAELVLDQNVVAQYTGFTIPYLGYMMNFANSQLGIVLLLILPGVLLLGYAILSIYQGFKILDKEAKKISESH; the protein is encoded by the coding sequence ATGAAAATTAAACGTTTACTAAGCACGACCATTAACATTCTACTATTTGCCGTGCTTTGCCTCATGATTATGATTGTGGTTATTTCTAAGGCATCTGGTGGAGAACCTAGCCTATTTGGAAACGAGTTTAAAATTGTTCTTTCAGGGTCTATGGAGCCTACCTTCAAAACTGGATCAGTCATAGCTGTTAAGCCTGAAATTAATACAGCTGATCTAAAGGCTAATGATGTGATTACGTTCTTAAGAGATGAACGTACCTTAGTTACCCATCGAATTGTTGAGGTCATTGAAACTGGGGCTGGCAATCTATTTAAAACACAAGGTGATTCTAACGCTTATGCGGATGCTGAGCTAGTTTTGGACCAGAATGTTGTGGCGCAGTATACCGGCTTCACCATCCCTTACCTTGGTTATATGATGAACTTTGCTAACTCTCAGCTAGGTATTGTTCTGCTTCTTATTTTACCAGGGGTTTTACTTCTAGGATATGCCATTCTATCTATTTATCAAGGATTCAAAATACTAGACAAAGAAGCGAAGAAAATCTCAGAAAGTCATTAA
- a CDS encoding TasA family protein: MSLKKKLGMGIMSGALGLTLIGGGTWAAFNDVETVSNTFASGTLDLGIGYTDAHFKISNLKPGDTFSEALTLTNDGSLDINQIFLHSVYVENSWKDYDKLNLNSKVGAGAGNNTLEDFLQQFSVTVTNSSNTSVFAGTLQDLVAAVGTQSIELTGTPADVVGLPAGNGLETYTFHVEFVEDGETFPGSRLHKQNRFQGEGATLNFVFEATQMPGEAR; this comes from the coding sequence ATGAGTCTGAAAAAGAAGCTAGGAATGGGTATTATGTCTGGTGCGTTAGGTTTAACTTTAATTGGAGGAGGAACATGGGCAGCTTTTAATGATGTAGAAACGGTCAGCAATACATTTGCTTCAGGTACATTAGATTTAGGGATTGGCTATACGGATGCACATTTTAAAATTAGTAACCTTAAGCCGGGGGATACGTTCTCTGAAGCTCTAACTCTAACAAATGATGGTTCGCTAGACATCAACCAAATCTTTTTACATTCTGTGTACGTTGAGAATAGCTGGAAGGATTACGATAAGCTCAACCTAAATAGTAAGGTGGGAGCAGGTGCGGGGAATAACACCTTAGAGGATTTTCTGCAGCAATTTTCTGTAACGGTAACCAATAGCTCAAATACTTCTGTCTTTGCTGGTACGCTACAGGATCTAGTTGCTGCCGTAGGTACGCAATCTATTGAGCTAACAGGGACGCCTGCTGATGTTGTAGGTTTACCGGCAGGGAACGGATTAGAAACGTATACGTTCCATGTGGAATTTGTAGAAGACGGTGAGACCTTCCCTGGAAGTCGTCTACATAAACAAAATAGGTTCCAGGGTGAAGGTGCGACGTTAAACTTTGTATTTGAAGCCACTCAGATGCCTGGTGAAGCTAGGTAA
- a CDS encoding TasA family protein, translating into MTIKRKLTMGAISATLGLALIGGGTWAAFNDIETASASLAAGKLDLVVDLQKADTSTHLINVSNLKPGDSMERTFRMKNNGTLAIKDVLMSVEYDGFAADTSSYNSAIPQNTDAVEFLSQFQVEVLRVGTEGSGEFPKEIISESDNITLSDIYYATTLDGVNGSLRSNAQSKLAGAIPSAYWVDNRINVATVNPDQWTGLPVVPHDDDDVLVVITFIDDESKNANGLYDQNAFQANSINVYFDLEARQWEGIDVQPSDIGNGARGSGADGYIQNNERAKSGRP; encoded by the coding sequence ATGACTATTAAAAGAAAATTAACAATGGGTGCGATTTCCGCAACGTTGGGTCTTGCTTTAATTGGTGGAGGAACCTGGGCCGCCTTTAATGATATAGAGACGGCAAGTGCCAGTCTTGCTGCTGGTAAACTAGATTTGGTGGTTGATTTACAAAAGGCGGATACATCTACACACCTCATTAATGTTTCCAACTTAAAGCCGGGAGACTCTATGGAAAGAACGTTTAGAATGAAAAACAACGGTACATTGGCGATCAAAGATGTTCTCATGTCAGTCGAATATGATGGCTTTGCTGCCGATACATCAAGCTATAATTCTGCTATTCCGCAAAATACAGATGCGGTAGAGTTCCTATCTCAGTTTCAGGTCGAGGTGCTCCGCGTAGGAACTGAAGGCTCAGGAGAATTCCCTAAAGAAATCATCAGTGAAAGTGACAATATCACGTTGTCAGATATCTATTATGCTACTACCCTTGATGGTGTAAACGGATCATTGCGTTCAAACGCACAAAGCAAATTGGCGGGTGCCATTCCAAGTGCATATTGGGTGGATAACCGAATCAATGTAGCTACCGTTAATCCTGATCAATGGACGGGACTTCCTGTTGTTCCTCATGACGACGATGATGTTCTTGTGGTCATCACATTTATTGATGATGAAAGTAAAAATGCTAACGGATTGTATGACCAAAATGCGTTCCAAGCGAATAGCATTAACGTCTATTTTGACCTAGAGGCTAGACAATGGGAAGGGATAGATGTGCAGCCTTCAGATATTGGTAATGGTGCTAGAGGAAGTGGAGCAGACGGTTATATTCAGAACAACGAAAGAGCAAAAAGCGGTAGACCATAA
- a CDS encoding class D sortase translates to MQANKLIFKLMFVVFCLSFILLGFAGWSIYMEQKFMDDALREWEAMFQEADMSQIEDDLTLTQLVALEDTQKENSYKTAKEGDVIGKLSLPSVDIEVPIIMGTGDQELAMGVGHYIGSAFPGEQNQTVLSGHRQTVFRQLEKVQLGAEAIAETLDGRFTYEIVDMFVVDKEDRGVIVPQDKAILTLVTCYPFNFVGAAPKRYIIQAELVEEHYSARR, encoded by the coding sequence ATGCAAGCAAACAAGCTGATTTTCAAGCTCATGTTTGTCGTATTCTGCCTTTCTTTTATTCTACTAGGATTTGCAGGCTGGAGTATTTATATGGAACAAAAGTTTATGGATGATGCTCTAAGGGAATGGGAAGCGATGTTCCAAGAGGCTGACATGTCACAAATTGAGGATGATCTTACGTTAACTCAGCTTGTGGCTTTGGAAGATACACAAAAGGAAAATTCATATAAAACGGCCAAAGAAGGAGATGTCATAGGGAAACTAAGCTTACCCTCAGTCGATATTGAGGTGCCAATCATTATGGGTACAGGAGATCAAGAGCTGGCAATGGGTGTAGGTCATTACATAGGAAGTGCTTTTCCAGGAGAACAGAACCAAACTGTTTTGTCAGGACATAGACAAACGGTATTTCGTCAGCTTGAAAAGGTACAACTAGGAGCAGAGGCTATTGCGGAAACCCTCGATGGTCGCTTTACCTATGAAATTGTAGACATGTTTGTTGTAGATAAAGAGGATCGGGGTGTTATTGTCCCTCAGGACAAAGCGATTCTAACTCTTGTAACATGCTACCCTTTTAACTTTGTCGGTGCTGCACCAAAGAGATACATTATTCAGGCTGAATTAGTGGAGGAGCACTACAGTGCACGTAGATAA
- a CDS encoding sortase domain-bontaining protein — protein sequence MKKVILIYIIGALMFVLSFSMFVFGHSLLTSSFQQADPLQMSRSANYLEGSYNGDYNMDSPHHLIFEHDTLDDNEYSINIEGAELSLYHSNSLLYPSLPQAGQQLGTLKIDALSIDIPVYYDTAADEFITHDKNSVLPGEAEHSVLMGDGHSVLEKLSELKKGEKIVVQTPSGTFTYAVDRMYAVHDENTTISEYTGEASLSLAAIYDNPGHNSLQKYVVYSVLVDYYLSS from the coding sequence ATGAAGAAGGTCATTCTTATTTATATCATAGGGGCGTTAATGTTTGTCCTCAGCTTTTCTATGTTTGTGTTTGGTCATTCCCTTCTTACATCTAGCTTTCAGCAGGCTGACCCTTTGCAAATGAGCCGCTCAGCTAATTACCTAGAAGGGTCGTATAACGGTGATTACAATATGGATAGCCCACATCATTTAATATTTGAGCATGATACCTTGGACGATAATGAATACTCGATCAATATTGAGGGAGCAGAGCTTTCACTTTACCATTCTAATTCCCTTCTATACCCCTCTTTACCTCAAGCGGGTCAACAGCTTGGGACATTGAAGATTGATGCTCTTTCCATTGATATCCCTGTTTATTATGATACAGCAGCAGATGAATTTATTACCCATGATAAAAACAGCGTGCTTCCCGGTGAGGCTGAGCATAGTGTTCTAATGGGGGACGGTCATTCTGTCTTAGAAAAGCTCAGCGAATTGAAAAAAGGGGAGAAAATTGTGGTTCAAACTCCATCAGGAACGTTCACCTATGCCGTCGATAGAATGTATGCCGTTCACGATGAGAATACTACTATTTCTGAATATACAGGTGAAGCCTCTCTTAGTCTTGCTGCCATTTACGACAATCCAGGTCATAACTCCTTACAGAAATATGTGGTTTATTCTGTGTTAGTAGATTACTATTTGTCTAGCTAA
- a CDS encoding YtpI family protein, producing MDIVLFFVVILAAGFSIFYSFRGRSYKKKGEFDMMRFYTAKTNIAMGTMLIAMALVQLVGFYPEITGWRIGVGVVFLALGLFNFIMGIKYHRIFAAKVTNS from the coding sequence GTGGATATTGTACTATTTTTTGTCGTTATTCTCGCTGCCGGGTTCTCTATTTTTTATAGCTTCAGAGGAAGAAGCTATAAGAAAAAAGGCGAATTCGATATGATGAGATTTTATACAGCCAAAACCAACATTGCGATGGGAACTATGCTCATTGCTATGGCCCTTGTTCAACTGGTCGGCTTTTACCCTGAGATTACAGGCTGGAGAATTGGGGTAGGTGTTGTTTTCCTAGCGTTAGGTTTGTTTAACTTTATTATGGGGATCAAATATCACCGTATCTTTGCTGCCAAGGTTACAAATTCATAA